From Streptomyces sp. NBC_00775, one genomic window encodes:
- a CDS encoding SCO5389 family protein codes for MSLDVSPALLEQAERGEVDDAEFVDCVRTSLPYAWEMISSLVAQLKVDGGNFADNQTPPPDEQARGQLLRALASDAIRGALQRHFGVRLAFQNCHRVAVFPLDASVDDTLARFTSVRSQLLNQSPEFRDC; via the coding sequence ATGTCGCTCGACGTCTCACCGGCCCTACTTGAACAGGCCGAGCGAGGCGAGGTCGACGACGCTGAATTCGTCGACTGCGTCCGGACCTCCCTGCCCTACGCGTGGGAGATGATCAGCTCCCTGGTGGCCCAGCTGAAGGTGGACGGCGGCAACTTCGCCGACAACCAGACGCCTCCGCCGGACGAGCAGGCACGTGGCCAGCTGCTGCGTGCGCTGGCGAGTGACGCGATACGCGGCGCACTGCAGCGGCACTTCGGAGTGCGGCTGGCCTTCCAGAACTGCCACCGGGTGGCAGTGTTCCCGCTGGACGCCTCAGTGGACGACACGCTGGCACGCTTCACCTCGGTCCGCAGTCAGCTGCTGAACCAGTCGCCGGAGTTCCGGGACTGCTGA
- a CDS encoding LLM class flavin-dependent oxidoreductase: MHVGSFVLAAQFPGQGQGEALHRAVRSAEVAEEAGLDSVWLGEHHFVPYGTCPSAITLAAFLLGRTSRIRVGTAVSVLPTVHPVALGEQAALLHLTSGGRFSLGVGRGGPWVDLEVFGSGLEAYEKGFPESLDLLVRWLREPSVRGTSERFSFREVPVVPRPSEALSGGPGPEVVVACTSPASVRLAAERGLPMLLGMHVGDEEKAEMVALWRQYARAARRPADEIFAAAHVSAGVCQIADRRTDAVEALLKAMPGWLKQGLDAHVTVDGRTRSMRDPLAYTELLCGLHPVGTPRLCADRLAATSERTGISRFALLVEGSGDLAATEENVRRLGAEVLPHLR; this comes from the coding sequence ATGCACGTAGGAAGTTTTGTACTGGCGGCCCAGTTCCCGGGACAGGGCCAGGGGGAGGCCCTGCACCGGGCGGTGCGGTCCGCCGAGGTCGCCGAGGAGGCGGGGCTCGACTCGGTATGGCTGGGCGAGCACCACTTCGTGCCGTACGGCACCTGCCCGTCGGCCATCACCCTCGCCGCGTTCCTGCTCGGCCGCACCAGCCGGATCCGGGTCGGCACAGCGGTCAGCGTGCTGCCCACCGTCCACCCCGTGGCACTCGGCGAGCAGGCCGCGCTGCTGCATCTGACGTCCGGTGGACGGTTCTCGCTGGGCGTCGGACGCGGCGGCCCCTGGGTCGACCTGGAGGTCTTCGGTTCAGGACTGGAGGCGTACGAGAAGGGGTTCCCGGAGTCACTCGACCTCCTGGTGCGCTGGCTGCGCGAGCCGTCGGTGCGGGGCACCTCGGAGCGGTTCAGCTTCCGTGAAGTCCCCGTCGTCCCCCGGCCGTCGGAGGCGCTGAGCGGCGGTCCGGGGCCCGAGGTCGTCGTCGCCTGCACCTCACCGGCGAGCGTGCGGCTCGCGGCCGAGCGCGGGCTGCCGATGCTCCTGGGGATGCATGTCGGGGACGAGGAGAAGGCCGAAATGGTCGCGCTGTGGCGGCAGTACGCGCGCGCGGCCCGGCGCCCGGCGGACGAGATCTTCGCGGCGGCCCATGTGTCCGCCGGCGTCTGCCAGATCGCGGACCGTCGCACCGACGCCGTCGAGGCGCTCCTCAAGGCGATGCCGGGCTGGCTGAAGCAGGGGCTGGACGCCCATGTGACGGTCGACGGCCGCACCCGCTCCATGCGGGACCCCCTGGCGTACACCGAACTGCTCTGCGGGCTGCACCCGGTGGGCACCCCCCGGCTGTGCGCCGACCGGCTCGCGGCGACCTCGGAGCGGACCGGCATCTCACGCTTCGCCCTGCTCGTCGAGGGCTCGGGAGACCTGGCGGCGACGGAGGAGAACGTACGACGTCTCGGCGCCGAGGTGCTGCCGCACCTCAGGTGA
- a CDS encoding sensor histidine kinase: MAYRLPRPHRDDVRIAVGGLLGGLALWGVGLYSRTADDPVSLVDQTWVVLVPLVVMAGCELMRRTRPRTALLIGTAALTADLLTRGSLATVVMFTDLVYAAVLYGSPGAARRIPWITGLITVIATVWPVAAWRKPEGLLIGAFTGLVTFTPAATGWIVRNHRDTAVAERLRAEQTALLAEVDRTQAVTSERARMARELHDMVANHLSAIAIHSTAALSLDDPKTSQDALAVIRENSVEGLAEMRRLIGILRDDSGDKEPAAAPTLDGLEALLAGARTNGLDVALDATHEDRLPAPVELAAYRIVQESLTNALKHASPGQVTVTLAQPDGSLTVRVRSPYGDRDGPRAPGSGAGLVGMRERVALLRGTFEAGPEDSPTGRVWTVRAALPLSQGEDA, encoded by the coding sequence ATGGCCTACCGACTCCCCCGCCCGCACCGCGACGACGTGCGCATCGCCGTCGGGGGCCTGCTCGGCGGGCTCGCCCTGTGGGGCGTCGGGCTCTATAGCCGCACGGCGGACGACCCGGTCTCCCTCGTCGATCAGACCTGGGTGGTCCTCGTTCCGCTGGTCGTCATGGCCGGCTGTGAGCTGATGCGCCGTACGCGGCCGCGCACCGCCCTGCTCATCGGCACCGCCGCCCTCACCGCCGACCTGCTCACCCGCGGCAGCCTGGCCACCGTCGTGATGTTCACGGACCTCGTGTACGCGGCCGTCCTGTACGGCTCGCCCGGTGCGGCCCGGCGCATCCCCTGGATCACCGGTCTGATCACGGTGATCGCAACGGTGTGGCCCGTCGCGGCCTGGCGCAAGCCGGAAGGACTGCTGATCGGGGCGTTCACCGGCCTGGTGACCTTCACCCCGGCCGCCACCGGCTGGATCGTCCGCAACCATCGCGACACCGCCGTCGCCGAGCGCCTGCGTGCCGAACAGACCGCCCTGCTCGCCGAGGTCGACCGCACCCAGGCGGTCACGTCCGAACGGGCGCGCATGGCACGGGAGTTGCACGACATGGTCGCCAACCACCTGTCCGCGATCGCCATCCACTCGACCGCCGCGCTCTCGCTCGACGACCCGAAGACGTCCCAGGACGCCCTCGCCGTCATCCGCGAGAACAGCGTCGAGGGCCTCGCCGAGATGCGCCGGCTCATCGGCATCCTGCGCGACGACAGCGGCGACAAGGAGCCCGCCGCGGCGCCCACCCTCGACGGCCTCGAAGCGCTCCTGGCGGGCGCCCGCACCAACGGACTCGACGTCGCCCTCGACGCGACGCACGAGGACCGGCTGCCCGCTCCGGTCGAGCTCGCCGCGTACCGCATCGTCCAGGAGTCCCTGACCAACGCCCTCAAGCACGCCTCCCCGGGCCAGGTCACCGTGACGCTCGCCCAGCCGGACGGCTCGCTCACGGTGCGGGTACGCAGTCCGTACGGCGACCGGGACGGGCCGCGGGCTCCGGGATCGGGCGCCGGGCTGGTCGGCATGCGGGAGCGAGTCGCCCTCCTGCGCGGCACCTTCGAGGCCGGCCCCGAGGACTCCCCCACCGGCAGGGTCTGGACCGTACGCGCCGCCCTGCCCCTGTCCCAAGGAGAAGACGCATGA
- a CDS encoding ATP-binding protein, whose translation MDPNTRGPEDYGHDDDGQAPRSRPPRDPLTTDLGQHTPALARTVQLVSGDFLLTVNPVDGSEIENCPPHERPQRPAKFSAAERTELARTAQPPVPPGPAQPRLPLLERQEERERLVRLLARGRSVRLTGPSGSGRTSLLDAVADDCADLAPDGVVRLSGYRRTASDLLYELFAAVYSAPLHRPERDELLQLVHEIGAVVVLDDVEFGGSALDELLDATPECAFLISTTPDVAAPSADSLLEEVFLGGLDRSGGLELLERAVGRVLTEDESNWAGDLWFESEGLPLRFMQAGALLRQRDQLRASENAVDEFGVFQNIPVDAPFDAEDGDDHDVPLPSLAEGAAPAALLASRLSDSARATLRFAVALGGEVPHQAHLPALVGDTHADAALAELASCALVSPVGSRYRLAAGVQAQLEAAGYADGLEEQALAAARHYTWWAGHPSVTPERVCAEADALLAALTVLVPLTTAPLDEQDESVAVQLARTAAPAFAAGLDWSAWERTLRSGAEASRLSGEVSEQAYFHHELGILALCGGQLDRARAELEASIGLRGALADKRGTVAGRRALALVADRSGATLAGGRTAAGEEVPDARHEESASPPGGVPAAFVMAEPPGEPTTLVTHRSEPGGPAPKRAGVAGRLVSGTRRNLVAAGAGALLVAVLGTVVTLGATSDHSNDTPSEKVGVNPSASQGSDDDSLGADKAKKGGDSDTGTVATPTDPGPDGTYGTSDDPTPTDTGSGTPSDDPSGTHTSSTPSKSPSKTPSKTPSKTPSQTPSKTPSQTPSATPSETPSETPTPTPSTTPSTSDTASGPASSSAPVSSSASAPESSVPAGSSAATSPGGAVI comes from the coding sequence ATGGACCCGAACACCCGGGGACCCGAAGATTACGGCCATGACGACGACGGCCAGGCGCCTCGCTCGCGCCCGCCTCGCGATCCGCTCACGACCGACCTGGGCCAGCACACACCGGCGCTCGCCCGCACGGTCCAGCTCGTCTCGGGCGACTTCCTGCTGACGGTCAACCCCGTCGACGGTAGCGAAATAGAGAACTGCCCGCCGCACGAGCGGCCGCAGCGCCCGGCGAAGTTCAGCGCAGCCGAACGCACCGAGCTGGCCCGCACGGCCCAGCCGCCCGTCCCGCCGGGACCCGCGCAGCCCCGGCTGCCGCTCCTGGAGCGCCAGGAGGAGCGTGAGAGGCTCGTGCGCCTCCTCGCGCGCGGGCGCTCGGTACGGCTCACCGGACCTTCGGGATCGGGTCGCACCAGCCTCCTCGACGCCGTCGCCGACGACTGCGCGGACCTCGCCCCCGACGGCGTCGTACGCCTCTCCGGCTACCGGCGCACGGCGAGCGACCTGCTGTACGAGCTCTTCGCCGCCGTCTACAGCGCGCCCCTGCACCGCCCGGAACGGGACGAACTGCTCCAGCTCGTCCACGAGATCGGCGCGGTCGTCGTCCTCGACGACGTGGAGTTCGGCGGCAGCGCGCTCGACGAGCTGCTCGACGCCACCCCCGAGTGCGCCTTCCTCATCAGCACGACGCCCGACGTCGCCGCGCCGTCCGCCGACTCCCTCCTCGAAGAGGTGTTCCTCGGCGGACTCGACCGCAGCGGCGGCCTCGAACTCCTGGAGCGGGCCGTCGGCCGCGTCCTCACCGAGGACGAGTCGAACTGGGCCGGCGACCTCTGGTTCGAGTCCGAGGGCCTGCCCCTGCGCTTCATGCAGGCGGGAGCGCTGCTGCGGCAGCGCGACCAGCTGCGGGCCAGCGAGAACGCCGTCGACGAGTTCGGCGTCTTCCAGAACATCCCCGTCGACGCGCCCTTCGACGCCGAGGACGGCGACGATCACGACGTACCGCTGCCGTCGCTCGCCGAAGGCGCCGCGCCCGCCGCGCTGCTCGCCTCCCGGCTGAGCGACTCGGCCCGCGCCACCCTGCGCTTCGCGGTCGCCCTCGGCGGCGAGGTGCCGCACCAGGCGCACCTGCCCGCGCTCGTGGGCGACACCCACGCCGACGCCGCCCTCGCCGAACTGGCGAGCTGCGCGCTGGTCTCCCCGGTCGGTTCCCGCTACCGGCTCGCCGCCGGCGTGCAGGCCCAGCTGGAGGCCGCCGGATACGCGGACGGCCTTGAGGAGCAGGCGCTCGCCGCGGCCCGGCACTACACCTGGTGGGCCGGGCACCCCTCGGTCACCCCGGAGCGGGTCTGCGCCGAGGCCGACGCGCTGCTCGCCGCGCTCACCGTCCTGGTGCCGCTCACCACGGCCCCGCTCGACGAGCAGGACGAGAGCGTCGCCGTACAGCTGGCCCGCACGGCCGCGCCCGCGTTCGCCGCGGGTCTGGACTGGAGCGCCTGGGAACGCACCCTGCGCTCCGGCGCCGAGGCCTCCCGGCTCTCCGGCGAGGTCTCCGAACAGGCCTACTTCCACCACGAGTTGGGCATCCTCGCGCTCTGCGGCGGCCAGCTGGACCGGGCCCGCGCCGAGCTGGAGGCCTCCATCGGGCTGCGCGGCGCCCTCGCCGACAAGCGCGGCACCGTCGCGGGCCGCCGCGCCCTCGCGCTGGTCGCCGACCGCTCCGGAGCCACCCTGGCCGGCGGGCGCACGGCGGCGGGGGAGGAGGTGCCCGACGCGCGGCACGAGGAGTCGGCGTCGCCCCCCGGTGGCGTACCGGCCGCGTTCGTGATGGCCGAACCGCCCGGCGAACCCACCACGTTGGTCACCCACCGGTCCGAGCCCGGTGGCCCCGCGCCCAAGCGGGCCGGCGTCGCGGGCCGGCTGGTCAGCGGCACCCGGCGCAACCTGGTGGCCGCGGGCGCCGGCGCGCTCCTCGTCGCCGTGCTGGGCACCGTGGTGACGCTCGGCGCGACCTCGGACCACAGCAACGACACCCCGTCCGAGAAGGTCGGCGTCAATCCCTCGGCCAGCCAGGGCAGCGACGACGACAGCCTCGGCGCGGACAAGGCCAAGAAGGGCGGCGACTCCGACACGGGTACCGTGGCGACGCCCACGGATCCTGGTCCCGACGGTACGTACGGGACGTCGGACGATCCGACCCCGACGGACACGGGCAGCGGTACGCCGTCCGACGACCCGAGCGGCACGCATACGTCGAGTACGCCGTCGAAGTCGCCGTCCAAGACCCCGTCCAAGACGCCGTCCAAGACACCCTCGCAGACTCCGTCGAAGACGCCGAGTCAGACTCCGTCGGCCACCCCGTCCGAGACGCCATCCGAAACGCCTACGCCCACCCCGTCGACAACCCCGTCGACGTCGGACACCGCCAGCGGACCCGCGTCGAGCAGCGCCCCGGTGAGTTCGTCGGCCAGCGCCCCCGAGAGCAGCGTGCCGGCGGGCAGCAGCGCCGCCACATCGCCGGGCGGCGCGGTGATCTGA
- a CDS encoding cob(I)yrinic acid a,c-diamide adenosyltransferase: MVNLTRIYTRTGDQGTTALGDMSRVAKTDLRISAYADANEANAVIGTAIALGGLDEEVVKVLTRVQNDLFDVGADLSTPVVENPQFPPLRVEQFYIDKLEADCDHFNERLEKLRSFILPGGTPGAALLHQACTVVRRAERSTWAALEVHGEVMNPLTATYLNRLSDLLFILARTANGEVGDVLWVPGGER, translated from the coding sequence ATGGTCAATCTGACGCGCATCTACACCAGGACCGGCGACCAGGGCACCACCGCCCTCGGCGACATGAGCCGAGTCGCCAAGACCGACCTGCGGATCTCGGCGTACGCCGACGCCAATGAGGCGAACGCGGTGATCGGCACGGCGATCGCGCTCGGCGGCCTGGACGAGGAGGTCGTCAAGGTCCTCACCCGCGTCCAGAACGACCTGTTCGACGTCGGTGCCGACCTGTCGACGCCGGTGGTCGAGAACCCGCAGTTCCCGCCCCTGCGGGTGGAACAGTTCTACATCGACAAGCTGGAGGCGGACTGCGACCACTTCAACGAACGCCTGGAGAAGCTGCGGTCCTTCATCCTTCCGGGCGGCACCCCCGGCGCGGCGCTGCTGCACCAGGCGTGCACGGTCGTACGGCGGGCGGAGCGTTCGACGTGGGCCGCGTTGGAGGTTCACGGCGAGGTCATGAACCCGCTCACCGCGACCTATCTCAACCGGCTGTCGGACCTACTGTTCATCCTTGCCCGGACGGCGAACGGTGAGGTCGGGGACGTGCTGTGGGTGCCGGGGGGCGAGCGCTAG
- a CDS encoding ABC transporter ATP-binding protein — MAIISTAGLARTFQTKRGPVEAVRGIDLTVRPGEILGFLGPNGAGKTTTLRMLTTLLPPTGGAATVAGHDLATDPAGVRRACGYVAQSGGVDPHVSVREELVTQGRLYRLTKTQAVERAGELARELDLTEELDRRTSALSGGRRRRLDIAMGLTHRPQVLFLDEPTTGLDPGSRADLWDLVRRLRDDHGTTVFLTTHYLDEADALADRLVIVDKGVVVAEGTPSALKLAHGGSIDATLQDTFLAITGRGPTPADATPVAV, encoded by the coding sequence ATGGCAATCATCAGTACGGCCGGTCTGGCCCGTACCTTCCAGACGAAGCGCGGCCCGGTGGAGGCGGTGCGCGGTATCGACCTCACCGTGCGGCCGGGCGAGATCCTCGGCTTCCTCGGCCCGAACGGCGCGGGCAAGACGACCACCCTCCGGATGCTCACGACTCTGCTGCCGCCCACCGGCGGCGCGGCCACCGTCGCGGGCCACGACCTCGCCACCGACCCGGCCGGCGTGCGCCGCGCCTGCGGCTATGTCGCCCAGTCGGGCGGCGTCGACCCACACGTGAGCGTGCGGGAGGAGCTGGTCACCCAGGGGCGGCTGTATCGCCTGACGAAGACGCAGGCGGTGGAGCGGGCCGGGGAGCTGGCGCGCGAACTCGACCTCACCGAGGAGTTGGACCGCAGGACCTCGGCACTCTCCGGCGGCCGGCGCCGCCGTCTCGACATCGCGATGGGCCTCACCCATCGGCCACAGGTGCTGTTCCTCGACGAGCCGACGACGGGCCTGGACCCCGGCAGCCGCGCCGACCTGTGGGACCTGGTCCGCCGCCTGCGCGACGACCACGGCACCACGGTCTTCCTGACCACCCACTACCTCGACGAGGCGGACGCGCTCGCCGACCGGCTGGTGATCGTCGACAAGGGCGTGGTCGTCGCCGAGGGCACGCCGAGCGCGCTGAAACTGGCGCACGGCGGCTCGATCGACGCCACGCTCCAGGACACGTTCCTCGCCATCACCGGCCGCGGCCCGACGCCGGCGGACGCCACCCCCGTAGCCGTATAG
- the nucS gene encoding endonuclease NucS, whose amino-acid sequence MRLVIARCSVDYAGRLTAHLPSAPRLILVKADGSVSIHADDRAYKPLNWMSPPCTLKEGSGDDEGTWTVINKAGEKLIITMEEILHDSSHELGVDPGLIKDGVEAHLQELLADRIETLGEGYSLIRREYMTAIGPVDILCRDADGQTVAVEIKRRGEIDGVEQLTRYLELLNRDPHLAPVRGIFAAQEIKPQARVLATDRGIGCAVLDYNAMRGIEDDKLRLF is encoded by the coding sequence ATGCGTCTCGTCATTGCCCGCTGTTCCGTGGACTACGCGGGCCGGCTCACCGCCCATCTCCCGTCGGCCCCCCGCCTCATCCTCGTGAAGGCGGACGGCAGCGTCTCGATCCACGCGGACGACCGGGCCTACAAGCCCCTCAACTGGATGTCGCCGCCCTGCACGCTGAAGGAGGGTTCCGGCGACGACGAAGGCACCTGGACCGTCATCAACAAAGCGGGCGAGAAGCTCATCATCACGATGGAGGAGATCCTCCACGACTCCTCGCACGAACTCGGCGTGGACCCCGGCCTGATCAAGGACGGCGTGGAAGCACACCTTCAAGAGCTCCTGGCCGACCGCATCGAGACGCTCGGCGAGGGCTACTCGCTCATCCGCCGCGAGTACATGACGGCCATCGGCCCGGTCGACATCCTGTGCCGGGACGCCGACGGCCAGACCGTCGCCGTGGAGATCAAGCGGCGCGGTGAGATCGACGGCGTGGAGCAACTCACGCGCTATCTGGAGCTGTTGAACCGCGACCCGCACCTCGCGCCGGTCCGCGGCATCTTCGCCGCCCAGGAGATCAAGCCGCAGGCCCGCGTCCTCGCCACCGACCGCGGCATCGGCTGCGCGGTCCTGGACTACAACGCGATGCGCGGCATCGAGGACGACAAGCTGCGGTTGTTCTGA
- a CDS encoding 3-hydroxyacyl-CoA dehydrogenase family protein, which produces MARKLAVIGAGLMGSGIAQVSAQAGWDVVLRDVTDEALTRGVDGIKASYDKFVSKGRLEAADADEALARITATTDLDAVADADIVVEAVFEKLEVKHEIFRALDKIVRADAVLASNTSAIPITKIAAATEHPERVVGVHFFSPVPMMQLVELVRGYKTSDETLATAREFAESVGKTCIVVNRDVAGFVTTRLISALVVEATKLYESGVATAEDIDLACKLGFGHAMGPLATADLTGVDILLHAASNIYTETQDEKFAPPELMRRMVDAGDIGRKSGQGFYKH; this is translated from the coding sequence GTGGCACGGAAGCTCGCCGTCATCGGGGCCGGACTCATGGGGTCCGGTATCGCCCAGGTCTCCGCGCAGGCGGGCTGGGACGTCGTCCTGCGCGATGTCACCGACGAGGCGCTGACCCGTGGCGTCGACGGCATCAAGGCCTCGTACGACAAGTTCGTGAGCAAGGGCAGGCTGGAAGCCGCGGACGCCGACGAGGCGCTCGCGCGCATCACCGCCACCACCGACCTGGACGCGGTCGCCGACGCCGACATCGTCGTCGAGGCCGTCTTCGAGAAGCTCGAGGTCAAGCACGAGATCTTCCGGGCGCTCGACAAGATCGTCCGCGCGGACGCTGTGCTCGCCTCCAACACCTCCGCCATCCCGATCACCAAGATCGCGGCGGCCACCGAACACCCGGAGCGGGTCGTCGGCGTGCACTTCTTCTCGCCGGTGCCGATGATGCAGCTCGTCGAGCTGGTCCGCGGCTACAAGACGAGCGACGAAACGCTCGCCACCGCGCGGGAGTTCGCCGAGTCCGTCGGCAAGACCTGCATCGTCGTCAACCGGGATGTGGCGGGCTTCGTGACCACCCGTCTCATCTCCGCGCTCGTCGTCGAGGCCACCAAGCTGTACGAGTCGGGCGTGGCCACCGCCGAGGACATCGACCTCGCCTGCAAGCTGGGCTTCGGTCACGCCATGGGCCCCCTGGCCACGGCCGACCTGACGGGCGTCGACATCCTGCTGCACGCCGCGAGCAACATCTACACCGAGACCCAGGACGAGAAGTTCGCGCCGCCGGAGCTGATGCGCCGGATGGTTGACGCCGGTGACATCGGGCGCAAGAGCGGGCAGGGCTTCTACAAGCACTGA
- a CDS encoding STAS domain-containing protein, with protein sequence MYIRGDHAELVVGGRLDVRSAADARTVLHSAVDDGAGDLVLDLSELDSWDATGLGVIMGAHRRAGRCGRRLVLRGVPPQMQRLLVATRLHRILAIEGGIGVESLPRV encoded by the coding sequence ATGTACATCAGGGGCGACCACGCCGAGCTGGTCGTCGGGGGCCGCCTCGACGTACGCAGCGCGGCGGACGCCCGTACGGTCCTGCACTCGGCCGTCGACGACGGAGCCGGCGACCTGGTGCTCGACCTGTCCGAACTGGACTCTTGGGACGCCACCGGGCTCGGTGTCATCATGGGGGCCCACCGACGGGCCGGGCGGTGCGGCCGACGGCTCGTGCTGCGCGGCGTACCACCGCAGATGCAACGCCTGCTGGTCGCCACCCGGCTGCACCGGATCCTGGCGATCGAGGGCGGCATCGGAGTGGAATCCCTGCCCAGGGTGTGA
- a CDS encoding TetR/AcrR family transcriptional regulator — protein sequence MAEGLRERKKRQTRQYISDVATGLFLERGFDAVTVAEVADAANVSVNTVYNYFPTKEDLFLDRSQGIVERLARWVRGREKGESAAAAVLRELREEVEAVSPRLGLMDGYARFMKVIHDAPALRSRLWAIGQEILDNLDVALREETGAPDDDPLPGLIAGQINWVHQTVMSVIGREMMTGRNPDEVSREVLVLLDDMEELLSQKVLNYAVRAVE from the coding sequence ATGGCTGAGGGACTCAGGGAGCGGAAGAAGCGGCAGACCCGGCAGTACATCTCGGATGTCGCCACCGGGCTGTTCCTGGAGCGGGGCTTCGACGCGGTGACGGTCGCGGAGGTCGCGGACGCCGCGAACGTCTCCGTGAACACCGTCTACAACTACTTCCCGACGAAGGAGGACCTCTTCCTCGACCGCTCCCAGGGAATCGTCGAACGGCTCGCCCGCTGGGTGCGCGGCCGGGAGAAGGGCGAGTCGGCCGCCGCCGCCGTGCTGCGCGAACTGCGCGAGGAGGTCGAGGCGGTCTCGCCCCGGCTCGGCCTGATGGACGGTTATGCCCGCTTCATGAAGGTCATCCACGACGCTCCCGCGCTCCGCTCGCGGCTGTGGGCGATCGGCCAGGAGATCCTCGACAACCTGGACGTGGCCCTGCGCGAGGAGACCGGCGCGCCCGACGACGACCCGTTGCCCGGGCTGATCGCCGGTCAGATCAACTGGGTGCACCAGACCGTGATGTCCGTCATCGGCCGGGAGATGATGACCGGACGAAATCCGGACGAAGTATCACGCGAAGTGCTTGTTCTCCTCGACGACATGGAGGAGCTGTTGAGCCAGAAGGTCCTCAACTACGCCGTACGGGCGGTGGAATGA
- a CDS encoding ABC transporter permease, which produces MLLHDTALIFGRYARQTLRSKFQLLFGVLMPLLYLLFFGPLLTGLPLGSRGSSWQILVPGLLLQLGLFGAAFAGFAIIIEKNQGIVERMRVTPVSRLALLLGRVLRDAAIFVFQAVLLVLAAVAVGLRAPLAGILIGFAFVALLTLSLASLSYALAMKVRTPQEFGPAINALTMPSMLLSGLMLPMTLAPGWLNALSHVMPLRYLVDAIRDAYVGDYATAAMLYGVLVALGFAALAVTVGTRVFRKAGA; this is translated from the coding sequence ATGCTTCTGCACGACACCGCCCTGATCTTCGGGCGCTACGCCCGCCAGACCCTGCGCTCCAAGTTCCAGCTCCTCTTCGGCGTCCTGATGCCGCTCCTCTACCTCCTCTTCTTCGGCCCGCTGCTGACCGGCCTCCCGCTCGGCTCGCGGGGCAGCTCCTGGCAGATCCTGGTCCCTGGGCTGCTGCTCCAACTCGGGCTGTTCGGAGCCGCGTTCGCCGGCTTCGCAATCATCATCGAGAAGAACCAGGGGATCGTGGAGCGGATGCGGGTCACCCCCGTGAGCCGCCTCGCCCTGCTGCTGGGGCGGGTGCTGCGCGACGCCGCCATCTTCGTCTTCCAGGCGGTACTGCTGGTGCTGGCGGCGGTGGCGGTGGGGCTGCGCGCCCCCCTCGCCGGCATCCTGATCGGCTTCGCCTTCGTCGCCCTGCTGACGCTCTCCCTCGCCTCCCTCTCGTACGCCCTGGCCATGAAGGTCCGTACGCCGCAGGAATTCGGCCCCGCCATCAACGCGCTGACCATGCCGTCCATGCTGCTGTCCGGCCTGATGCTGCCGATGACCCTGGCCCCCGGCTGGCTGAACGCCCTCTCCCACGTCATGCCGCTGCGCTATCTGGTGGACGCGATCCGGGACGCGTACGTCGGCGACTACGCGACCGCCGCCATGCTGTACGGCGTCCTCGTCGCCCTCGGCTTCGCCGCGCTCGCCGTGACGGTGGGCACACGGGTCTTCCGGAAGGCCGGAGCGTAA
- a CDS encoding response regulator transcription factor: MIRVLVAEDQSAVRAGLVLILRSAPDIEVVGEAADGERAVALARELRPDLVLMDIQMPRLDGVSATRQVVAEQLADVLVLTTFDLDEYVFGALRAGASGFLLKNTDAKGLLEAVRTVARGEGLIAPAVTRRLIAEFAAKPVREPTADPAVLEALTRREREVLCCLGEGLSNAEIAGRLDMAEATVKTHVSRLLGKLELRSRVQAAVLARELGV, from the coding sequence ATGATCCGCGTGCTCGTCGCCGAGGACCAGTCCGCCGTACGGGCCGGGCTCGTCCTCATCCTGCGCAGCGCGCCCGACATCGAGGTGGTCGGGGAGGCGGCGGACGGGGAGCGGGCGGTCGCGCTCGCCCGTGAACTCCGGCCGGATCTCGTCCTGATGGACATCCAGATGCCCCGGCTCGACGGGGTCTCCGCCACCCGCCAGGTCGTCGCCGAGCAGCTCGCCGACGTCCTGGTGCTCACCACCTTCGACCTCGACGAGTACGTGTTCGGGGCGCTGCGCGCGGGCGCCTCCGGCTTTCTGCTGAAGAACACCGACGCGAAGGGCCTGCTGGAGGCGGTGCGGACGGTGGCGCGCGGCGAAGGGCTGATCGCTCCGGCGGTCACGCGCCGGCTGATCGCCGAGTTCGCAGCGAAGCCCGTACGGGAGCCGACGGCCGACCCGGCCGTCCTGGAAGCGCTGACCCGCCGGGAGCGGGAGGTGCTGTGCTGTCTCGGGGAGGGGCTCTCGAACGCGGAGATCGCGGGCCGTCTGGACATGGCGGAGGCGACGGTGAAGACCCACGTCAGCCGCCTGCTGGGGAAACTGGAGCTGCGCAGCCGGGTCCAAGCGGCCGTTCTCGCTCGGGAGTTGGGCGTCTAA